One segment of Rhodopirellula baltica SH 1 DNA contains the following:
- a CDS encoding lipoprotein, which translates to MPWKSFALTAAFATCLTAIGCDEAQYDMSVDNYNEEVQEGREELNEAQADGAISSDELEELEDQNDEIREAAGEVAEQTGDLIEAKTD; encoded by the coding sequence ATGCCTTGGAAATCATTCGCATTGACCGCCGCTTTCGCGACCTGCTTGACCGCAATCGGATGCGACGAAGCGCAGTACGATATGTCGGTCGACAACTACAACGAAGAAGTGCAAGAAGGCCGAGAAGAGCTCAATGAAGCTCAGGCTGACGGCGCAATTTCGTCCGACGAACTGGAAGAGCTCGAAGATCAAAATGATGAGATTCGCGAAGCTGCCGGCGAAGTTGCGGAGCAAACCGGTGACTTGATTGAAGCCAAAACGGACTGA
- a CDS encoding S46 family peptidase, with the protein MFAHVRRWFLSGSCMVFALAGLSSDSHADEGMYLFNDVPRELLRDRHQFEPSEEWLKHLQLSSVRFNSGGSGSFVSSNGLVLTNHHVASDTLAKLSSKERNLIDDGFLAKSFDEELKAPDLELNQLISIEDVTDRINQQITNADDAEEAAKERRAAIATIEKESLDETGLRSDVVTLFGGAKYHLYRYKKYTDVRLVWAPETAAAFFGGDADNFEYPRYNLDATLMRVYEDGEPAKLEHFLKWNDQPAKDGDLVFVSGHPGRTQRIFTVEALEYLRDKRLPHVLDLLRRKEVLLQQYRLEGKEAARRGRDELFGIQNARKAYSGMLTGLQDPQTFVSKRGRQDRLLTALSKSPEHSGLADAWKEIAEVQTEKAELLDRSVSLRSELFQLALQILILSEEDRKPNEERLPGYTDSGRESLMAQLLSPAPIYDDLEMVKLADEIALLLESRGMNDSIVQEVLAGRSPKQVASELVTGTKIKDIETRKALIDGGLDAVLASKDPMIRLARVIAPEYRRIDKINEQLSEREKQAYAEITQATTAIEGTGGYPDATFTLRLAFGVVSGYEERGEQIKPTTNFAGAFTHAKEHEGQEDFDLPESWMSAKEKIDLETQLNFVCTADIIGGNSGSPVVDRDGVLVGLIFDGNIQSLTSDYLYTNVQSRAVSVSGVAIPEALRSIYQANELADQLGN; encoded by the coding sequence ATGTTTGCACACGTGCGCCGTTGGTTCTTGTCGGGAAGTTGCATGGTTTTCGCGTTGGCTGGTCTGTCCAGCGATTCACATGCTGATGAAGGCATGTATTTGTTCAACGATGTCCCTCGCGAATTGCTGCGAGATCGGCATCAGTTCGAACCGTCCGAAGAATGGCTGAAGCATTTGCAGCTCTCTTCGGTTCGATTCAACTCCGGTGGCTCCGGATCGTTTGTGTCCTCCAATGGTTTGGTGTTGACCAACCATCATGTTGCCAGCGACACGTTGGCCAAACTCAGTTCCAAAGAACGCAATCTGATCGACGATGGGTTCTTGGCGAAGAGCTTTGACGAGGAACTCAAGGCACCTGATTTGGAACTGAATCAACTGATCTCGATCGAAGATGTGACCGATCGGATCAACCAACAGATCACGAATGCGGACGACGCTGAAGAAGCCGCGAAAGAGCGACGAGCAGCGATTGCGACGATCGAGAAAGAATCGCTCGATGAAACCGGTCTGCGAAGCGACGTCGTGACGCTGTTTGGTGGAGCCAAGTATCACCTTTATCGATACAAGAAATACACCGACGTGCGATTGGTTTGGGCTCCCGAGACCGCGGCTGCATTCTTTGGCGGCGACGCGGACAACTTTGAATACCCTCGCTACAACCTCGACGCGACGTTGATGCGAGTTTATGAGGATGGCGAACCTGCCAAGCTAGAACACTTCCTAAAATGGAATGATCAACCCGCCAAGGATGGGGACCTGGTCTTTGTCAGCGGTCACCCTGGTCGCACACAGCGAATCTTTACCGTCGAAGCCCTGGAATACCTCCGCGACAAACGACTGCCACATGTATTGGATTTGCTTCGTCGCAAAGAGGTTCTGCTTCAGCAATATCGTTTGGAAGGCAAAGAAGCGGCACGCCGTGGACGCGACGAGTTGTTTGGAATTCAAAACGCTCGCAAGGCTTACTCGGGCATGTTGACGGGACTTCAAGATCCGCAAACGTTTGTGTCCAAACGAGGTCGCCAGGATCGTTTGCTGACGGCACTTTCGAAGTCGCCCGAGCACTCGGGACTGGCGGACGCATGGAAAGAAATCGCGGAAGTGCAAACGGAGAAGGCCGAGTTGCTGGACCGCTCGGTGTCGCTTCGCAGTGAGCTTTTCCAACTCGCGCTTCAAATTCTGATTCTTTCCGAAGAAGATCGCAAACCCAACGAAGAACGATTGCCCGGATACACCGATTCGGGACGTGAATCGCTGATGGCTCAGCTGCTGTCGCCCGCGCCTATTTATGACGATTTGGAAATGGTGAAGTTGGCCGACGAGATCGCTTTGTTGCTCGAAAGCCGCGGGATGAACGACTCGATTGTCCAGGAGGTCTTGGCCGGTCGTTCACCGAAACAGGTCGCCAGCGAATTGGTGACCGGGACGAAAATCAAGGACATCGAGACACGAAAGGCGCTGATCGACGGCGGATTGGATGCGGTCTTGGCATCGAAGGATCCAATGATTCGATTGGCTCGTGTGATCGCACCGGAGTATCGCCGAATCGACAAGATCAACGAGCAACTCAGTGAGCGCGAAAAACAAGCTTATGCCGAGATCACCCAAGCAACGACGGCGATCGAAGGCACCGGAGGTTATCCCGATGCAACGTTCACTCTGCGTTTGGCGTTTGGTGTGGTTTCTGGTTACGAAGAACGTGGCGAGCAGATCAAGCCGACCACGAATTTCGCAGGAGCGTTCACTCATGCGAAGGAACACGAAGGCCAAGAAGACTTTGATCTTCCTGAATCTTGGATGTCGGCCAAAGAGAAGATCGACTTGGAAACTCAGCTCAACTTCGTCTGCACCGCTGACATCATCGGTGGCAACAGCGGTTCACCGGTGGTCGATCGAGATGGTGTCCTGGTGGGTCTGATCTTTGATGGAAACATCCAAAGTCTGACCAGTGACTACCTCTACACCAACGTTCAAAGCCGAGCGGTGAGCGTGTCCGGTGTCGCAATACCCGAAGCGTTGCGTTCGATCTACCAAGCCAACGAACTAGCCGATCAACTCGGAAACTGA
- a CDS encoding ABC transporter ATP-binding protein produces the protein MKSFRRVLRLSLRRRMSLLGILLSSLVIAALWGANIGTLYPMVEVVFKGDDLPSYVDERLAEARVTVEEQRVELIQLNDELDELQQRAKTATDADTKASLQQKINTTTFEISSAELAQTATKKSAEWLSWAQPWIDQSAPRGAFPTLVFIVVMLVGGTAIKLVALTINLMLVQYVAEGTVMELREKYFRKSLHLDLDHFGQNGSANLTSRLTNDVAHIAVGVSTLLGRLIREPLKMAVCLFGAATVCWRLLLLVMIVSPLMAFVMHHLSRAIRRASRRAMEEMSSLYGMLNDAFGGIHVVKSFNTQAYERARFRARVQAYFRRSMKVALYNTLARSSSELLGLTMVGLAILAGGYLVINQQTHLLGIRMSARPLDVGQVLLFFGLLIGASDPARKLSDVWTSLQRGIAASNRVYEIIDEPIRVTEPTNPVHLDRPHRSIEFKGVHFQYPSGPMVLRGIDLTIQHGETIALIGPNGCGKSTLINLLCRFDDPHQGEVCFDDVAINRLATRDLRRRIALVNQRTVLFDDTIENNIRYGSPSADAHDVVRAAKLAFADDFIRRKTPDGYQTMLGSGGVRLSGGQMQRIALARAFLREPDILILDEATSQIDIESEQLIHRALETFLENRTGIMITHRASTLAMADRVAVLDLGQVADVGTHHQLLASNSFYRSLCHSDLTDAA, from the coding sequence ATGAAGAGTTTTCGCCGAGTTCTGCGATTATCGCTGCGACGTCGTATGTCCTTGTTGGGCATCTTGCTGTCGTCTTTGGTGATCGCTGCTTTGTGGGGCGCGAACATCGGCACGCTTTACCCGATGGTGGAGGTTGTTTTCAAAGGAGACGATCTGCCGTCTTACGTCGATGAACGACTGGCCGAGGCACGCGTCACGGTCGAAGAACAACGCGTTGAACTCATTCAACTGAATGATGAGTTGGACGAGCTTCAACAACGAGCGAAGACAGCAACCGACGCCGACACCAAGGCTTCGTTGCAACAAAAAATCAATACAACGACGTTTGAAATTTCCTCCGCTGAGTTGGCACAAACAGCGACCAAAAAATCGGCGGAATGGTTGTCTTGGGCCCAGCCTTGGATTGACCAATCGGCTCCGCGAGGTGCGTTTCCGACGTTGGTATTTATCGTCGTGATGTTGGTTGGTGGGACTGCGATCAAGCTGGTCGCCCTGACCATCAACCTGATGCTCGTTCAATACGTCGCCGAAGGCACGGTGATGGAACTGCGAGAAAAGTACTTTCGCAAATCACTGCACTTGGACCTCGATCACTTTGGGCAGAACGGATCGGCCAACCTGACCAGTCGGCTCACCAATGATGTCGCTCACATCGCCGTCGGCGTCAGCACGTTGCTCGGGCGACTGATTCGCGAACCGCTGAAAATGGCGGTGTGTTTGTTTGGAGCCGCGACGGTTTGCTGGCGTTTGTTGTTGTTGGTGATGATCGTTTCGCCCTTGATGGCGTTTGTGATGCATCACCTCAGCCGTGCGATTCGTCGAGCCAGCCGCCGAGCGATGGAAGAGATGAGCAGTCTCTATGGAATGCTCAACGACGCATTCGGCGGAATTCACGTTGTCAAATCATTCAACACACAAGCCTACGAACGTGCCCGTTTTCGCGCTCGCGTGCAGGCCTATTTCCGCCGCTCGATGAAGGTGGCTCTGTACAACACACTCGCTCGCAGCAGCAGCGAATTGCTGGGTTTGACAATGGTCGGACTGGCAATTTTGGCGGGTGGTTATTTGGTGATCAACCAACAAACTCACTTGTTGGGCATCCGCATGAGCGCACGTCCGCTGGATGTTGGACAAGTCCTGTTGTTCTTTGGTTTGCTGATCGGTGCCTCTGATCCAGCTCGCAAGTTGTCCGATGTTTGGACGTCGCTTCAGCGTGGTATCGCCGCATCCAATCGCGTTTACGAAATCATCGACGAACCCATTCGAGTGACCGAGCCAACCAACCCGGTTCACTTGGATCGTCCTCACCGATCGATCGAGTTCAAAGGCGTTCACTTCCAGTATCCTTCCGGACCGATGGTGCTGCGAGGCATTGATCTGACGATCCAACATGGCGAAACGATCGCGTTGATCGGTCCCAACGGTTGCGGCAAAAGCACGCTGATCAATTTGCTCTGTCGTTTTGACGATCCGCACCAAGGTGAAGTCTGCTTTGATGACGTGGCAATCAATCGATTGGCTACGCGTGATCTGCGGCGACGCATTGCATTGGTCAACCAACGCACAGTGCTGTTTGATGATACGATCGAAAACAACATTCGCTACGGCAGCCCCAGCGCTGACGCTCACGATGTGGTCCGGGCCGCCAAGCTCGCTTTTGCCGATGACTTCATTCGGCGGAAGACACCGGATGGATATCAAACGATGCTCGGATCCGGTGGTGTTCGATTGTCGGGCGGCCAAATGCAACGGATCGCACTCGCACGTGCCTTCCTGCGGGAGCCTGACATCTTGATTTTGGATGAGGCGACTAGCCAAATCGACATCGAAAGCGAACAGCTGATCCACCGCGCCCTGGAAACGTTCTTGGAAAATCGCACGGGAATCATGATCACTCACCGAGCCAGCACTCTCGCGATGGCCGATCGAGTCGCGGTATTGGATTTGGGGCAAGTCGCCGATGTGGGAACGCATCACCAGTTGCTTGCTAGCAATTCTTTCTATCGCAGCCTCTGCCACAGCGATCTGACCGACGCGGCCTGA